The Streptomyces rimosus genomic interval GCCGCGCGGGCGCTTCGGCGCCTGACTGTGCGAGCGTGTGGTGGGGCTCCCCCGGAGGCGGGGCGGGCCCCACCCGTGGTTGCGGACGTGTTCGGACCACACCCCCGTGCCGGTCCGAACTGTCCGCCCCGCTTCACACCAGAGTCTTTGACTCAGGTGTGAAGAATAGAGGCTACGGGCGGAGCGTGCCAGCCCACGGGGGTGGGAGTGCCGATCCTTCCCGCCGACCGGACCACTACAGTGGAAGTCTCACGTTTGGCCTTGAAGGGAGCGCGGCGCGATGGGGGACGAGGACCGCGGGCCGGTCAGCCTGGCCGAAAAGCTGGACCGGCTGTTCCGGGAACGAAGTCGGGAGCGGGGCAAATCGCTGTCCGCCAACGACGTCGCCACCGAGATCAACATCAGGGCCGGCGAGCAGGTGATCTCCGGCAACTACATCTGGCAACTGCGCAAGGGCAAGCGGGACAACCCGACCAAGCGCCATATCGAGGCGCTGGCGGAGTACTTCGGCGTGCCGGCCGCGTACTTCCACGACCAGCGGGACACGGGTCCCGGCGGCGGGTCCGCCGACCGGCCCGACCAGCCGCCGGAGCTGCTGGAGGCGATGCAGGACGCGGGCGTCATCGCGATGGCCGCGCGCTTCATGGACATGTCCGCCGAGTCCCGTACGGCCGTACTGGAGATGATCGACCGGGTGCGGAAGCTGGAAGGGCTGCCGGACGTCGGCGGTGCGACGGGCGCCCAGGGCGCCGATCCGGCCGGCAATCCGGGAGAAACCTGGCGTACCGCCCGCTGATCCATGACGCCGACCGACTTACGCCCCGCGCCGTCCCCGACCGCTCCCCCGCCCGCCGCCGGGCCGGGGAACCGGGCGGCCGGGGCCGCGGCAGCCCGCGGGCCCGCACACGACCCCGTCGGGGAGGGGCCATCCCGCACTGCATGAGACTGGCACGTGTACCTTTCATGGCCGAGGCCGAAGGAGAGCACGCCATGAAGTTCACCCGGCGACCGGACCGTGTGCGGGACGGCTGTGCGGAGCGGCTGCGGGGACTGCACATTCCGCGCCCCTTCGAGCTGGGTGCCTTCCTGGACCGGCTCGCCGAACAGCGCGGCCGCCCCATCCATCTGGAACCCCAGGTCACCCCGCCCGCCGGGCCCTGCGGCCTGTGGATCGCCACCAGCCGGGCCGACTATGTCTTCTACGACGCGGCCACCACCGCGCTGCACCGCGACCACATCGTGCTGCACGAGGTCGGCCACATGCTCAGCGGCCACTCCAACCTGCTCTCCGGAGAGGTCGCGCGGGCCCTGGTGCCCGGCCTCGACCCCGGCTCGGTGGAATCCGTCCTGGGCCGCAGCCACTACAGCGACCAGGACGAGCAGGAAGCCGAGATGATCGCCTCGCTGATCCTGCGCCGCGCCGACCGCACCTCCGCCCGCCGACCGGCGACATCCCAGCAGGCCGAGGTCCTCAGCCGCATGGACGACGTCTTCGGCTCCCCGAAGCGACGGTAGAACTGAAGATGGTCAACGTTCTCTTCCTGTCCATAGCGGCCGTCCTGCTGCTGGCGGCCGCCTACAAGGCGCGGCCGCTGCTGCGCCGGCCGCGGCCGCGCGGCCTGGGCGCCCTGTGCGGTTTCCTGACCGGACTGGGCGCCTCTCTGGTGTTCCTGACGCCCGCGGTCGGCGACGCGCTGAGCGTCATCCACCCGAAGCTCGGCCGGCTGCTGGGCAACTGCAGCACGCTGGCCGCCGCCACCTGCATCTCGATCCTGCTGCTGCGCTTCAACGAGGAGCCGCCGGACGCGGACCGCAAGGCGCGCCACCGGCTCGTCACGCTGGGCGTCGTCCTGGTCGCGATGGCCGTCCTCTTCTTCTCCTCGCCGGTGGACGACGCCCCGGGCGCGCCCACCTTCGGCGAACTGCCGCGCACCGAGCCGCTGCTGAACATCTATGTGCTGGTGTTCACCGCGCACCTCGGCGCCGCGATCGTCGACCTGCTGCGCCAGTCCCTGCGCTACTCCCGGCACGCGCCGCGCACCAGCCTGCGGTACGGGCTGCGCGTCATCGCCTTCGGCTGCGCGCTGGGCATGATCTACATCGGCTACAAGATCGTCCATGTGGTCGGGCTGTGGACCGACGCGGGCTGGCTGCCGCCCGAGCAGCTGTGCACCTCGCTGGTGACGCCCGCGACCTGCACGTTCAGCGTCGGCCTGCCCGCGATCTGCAGTCTGCTGCTCGTCATCGGCGTCCTGCTGCCCGCGATCGGCCCGGCACTGGCCTGGCCCGTGCGGCGCATTCACCTGTGGCATCTGCACCGCGGACTGCGCCCGCTGTGGGCCGCGCTGTCGGCGGCGGTGCCGGAGATCCAGCTCACCGCCACCGACCGGCTGTACGCGGCGCCCGACGCCGAGTTCCGTCTCTACCGCCGGGTGATCGAGATACGTGACGGCATGCTGGCACTGCGCCCGCACCGCAGCGACGAGGTCCGCCGCGCCGCCGAGGAACGGCTGCGCGCCGAGGGGGCGGACGCGCGGGAGCTGGACGCCGGGGTCGAGGCGGCGGTGCTGGCGGCGGCGCTGGAGTCGCGGCGCGGCGGACGTACGCCCGAGCACGCGGTCAGCGTCGAGGACGCCACGCTGACCCGCCCCGAGCTGACCAATCTGATCGACGAGGCCCGCTGGCTGCGCAGGGTCTCGCACGCCTTCGTGGCGTCCGGCGCGGGCCCCGCGCCGGCGCCGGAGTCCCGCCCCGCCGCAGGAATCTGAGGTCACACGTGAGCCACCCCATGGAGTCACCGGAGTTCTTCCGCGACCCGTACCCGCTGCTCGCCGCGCTGCGCGAGCGCGGTCCCGTCCAGCAGGTACGGTCCGGGCCGCACGGCGCGACGTGGCTCGTCACCGGCTGGGCCGAGGCCCGTACGGCGCTGGCGGAGCCCCGGCTCTCCAAGGACACCACCCGCTACTTCGCCGACAAGCCGTCCAAGCGCAACCTGGCGCCCGCCGTCAGCGCCACCATGCTGGCCACCGACCCGCCGGACCACACCCGGCTGCGCCGGCTGGCCGTCAAGGCGTTCACGCCGGCGGCGGTGGCCCGCCTGGAGCCGCGGGTGGCGGAGATCGCGGACGGTCTGCTGGACCGGATGGCCGACGGCGGCGATTCGGCCGATCTCGTCGAGGACTTCGCCGTACCGCTGCCCATCGAGGTCATCGGCGACCTGCTCGGCGTTCCCCGCGAGGACCGCCCGGCGCTGCGCCGCTGGTCCAACGACCTCTTCGCGGCCGGCGCGCCGGACAGCATCGACGCGGCCTCGCACGCCATCAGCGACTACATGACGGAGCTGATCGCGAAGAAGCGCGCCGAAGGTACCGGGGCCGATCTGCTCACCGAGCTGATCGCCGCGCGCGACGAGGGCGACCGGCTCAGCGAGTTCGAACTGGTCTCGCTGGCCGTCCTGCTGGTCGTCGCCGGGCACGAGACGACCACCAACCTGATCGGCAACGGCGCGCTCGCGCTCCTCCGGGACGACGCGCTCCGTACCCGCCTGCGGCAGGACCCGGCGCTCATCCCGGACGCCGTGGAGGAACTGCTCCGCTATGACTCCCCGATCACCACGGCCACGTTCCGGTACGCGGCCGAACCGCTCACCCTCGGCGGCGCCGAGATCGCGGCGGGCGATGTCGTCCTGGTCTCCCCGGGCGCCGCCAACCGTGACCCGGCCCGGTTCCCCGACCCGGACACGGTCACCCCCGGCCGTTCCGCCGGGCATCTCTCCTTCGGCCACGGTCCGCACCACTGCCTGGGCGCGCCCCTGGCCCGCCTGGAAGCCCGTATCGCCTTCCGAGCGCTGCTCACCCGCTTCCCCGGCCTGCGGCTGGCCGTCCCGCCCGGCGAACTCCCGTGGCGCCACACCCGCCTGATGCGCGGTCTGTCGCACCTCCCGGTCACCTGGTCCGCACAGGTCACGGATTGTTGAGGTAGGTGAGGACGGCGAGGACGCGGCGGTTGCCCGCCTCGTCGTCGGTGATGCCGAGCTTGCCGAACATGGACGTGGTGTATTTGCTGATGGCGCTGTCGCTGAGGAACAGCCGCTGTCCGATGGCCTGATTGGACAGCCCTTCGGCCATCAGGGCGAGTACGGCGTGTTCGCGTTCGGTGAGCCCGCCGAGCCGCCGGGTCGCGGCCCCGCCGCCCAGCAGTTTGGCGATGACGGCCGGGTCCATGGCCGTACCGCCGCCGGCGACGCGTTCCAGTGCGTCGACGAACTGGTCGCCGTCGAAGACGCTCTCCTTGAGGAAGTAGCCGATGCCGCCGGCGCCGTCGGCCAGCAGTTCGCGGGCGTAGAGCTGCTCGACGTGCTGGGAGAGGATCAGGACCGGCAGGCCGGGCACCTCGGCGCGGGCGGCGAGCGCCGCGCGCAGGCCCTCGTCCGACTGGTCCGGCGGCATCCGGACATCGACGACGGAGACGTCCGGCCGCCACTTCAGCAGCGCGTCGAGCGTCTCGGGGCCGGTGGCCGCCGTCGCCACCACCTCGTGTCCGTACGCCTCGATGAGACGCACCATCCCGTCGCGCAGGAGGTAGAGGTCTTCGGCTACAAGGATGCGCATGGCACCATCATCCTCACCCGGGTCGGGCCGCCGGCCGGGCTGCTGATCTCCACGGTGCCGTCGAAGACCGCGAGGCGGCGGCGCAGCCCCTCCAGTCCCCCGCCGGGCCGCACCTCGGCCCCGCCCCGGCCGTCGTCCTCGACTTCGACGACCAGGCCGACGTCGTCCTGCGCGAGGAAGATCCGGGCCCGGGTGGCGTGGGCGTGCTTGACCGCGTTGGTCACCAGTTCGGCGATACCGAAGTACAGGGCGGACTCGATCGGCGGGTCCAGGGGCCCCCGGATGCCGGCGGCGACCGTCGTTTCGAGCGGGCTGTCCAGGGCGAAGGCGCAGACGGCGTCGACCAGCCCGCGTTCGTTGAGCACCGGCGGGTTGATGCCCCTGACCAGTTCGCGCAGCTCGGTCAGGGAAGCGGTGGCGCCGGCCCGCGCCTCCCGCAGCAGCGCCCTGGCCTGCTCCGGGTCCGTCTCCATCAGCTTCTCGGCGGTCGCCAGGGAGAGGCCGAGGCCGACCAGCCGGGCCTGCGCGCCGTCGTGGAGGTCCCGCTCGATCCGCCGGATCTCGGCGGCCTGCGCGATGGTCGTGTCCGCGCGCTGGGCGGTCAGCTCGTCCACCCGGTCCGCCAGCAGCATCGCGGGCGAGGGACGCAGGAAGCGGGCGGCCACCGGCACGACGGGCCGCCAGGCGTACGGGGCCGAGCCGATCGCCACGACCAGGCCGAGCACGCCGACGAGGCGGGGGGCCAGGTCCGACTGGCCGAGCCCGAGAACCGCCACCGCGACCCCGGCCGGCGGCACGGCCGCGACCACTCCGGCGGTGAACGGCACGATGCCCGTGAACCGCAGGTCGCGCCAGGTCGCGGGGTCCGTCCACCGGTTCCGCCACCGCTGGTCCAGGAGGGCGTCGCGGCGGGTGCGCTCGTAGGAGCGGCCGTTCCACCAGTGGCCGGTGGACAGCTGCGTCACCGGCGCGGCCTGCCGGTATCCGGCGGGGACGGTGGTGGCCGTCCACTTCGCGACGAGGTGGCGGATCGACCGGCAGACCGGGCGGGACAGGGCGAGCGTGCTCACGCACACCAGCACCAGCGGCCCCACCCACGACCACGGGTTCGCCGCGCCCCACTGGATACCCCACACCACGGCGGCGGCCCATACCGCCGGGACCAGCATGCTGACGACCGTCACCGCGCAGGCCCGTACGAACCCCACGCAGGCGCCGGACACCCACGACACCACCTGTTGCATGACTCTTTCCCTCTGCTTCGAAAACCCCGGCCTCCGATCACTCTGGCACCCGCCCGACCAGCGCTGAAGTGGGTCTGGACCCACTCTTGCGTGGGTCTGGGCCCGTACCGCGCGGCTTCGGCGCTCCTTAATTTCGACACCACGTCAGCAGGACACGCATGCCGTGAAGGAGCAGAAGAATCATGAACACCGCCACCACCATCCCCGCCACGGCCGAGGCCACCGCCGTCGGCCAGGCACCCGCCCAGCGGGCCTTCCGTACGGCGAAGATCTTCATCGGGGCCTACGGCGCGCTCGGCACCGCCGTCCTGCTCACGGTCGTCGTCCTCGCCGCCACCGGTCACGAGGTGACCTCGTTCATGTGGGGCCGCTCGGCGGGAGTGCTCGCGAGCGCGGCGGTGACCTACTGGCTGACCGTGCTCGCCGCACGGGGCGCCCGCTGGGCCTACCTGCGCGTCCGTTTCCTCTCGGTCGTGATGCCGGTGGCGATCATCGCCATCGATCTGATCCCGGGCGCCCTGCCGGTGTGGTTCATCGCGATGCAGGCCGTCTGCGCCCTCGCCATCGGCGCGACGGCCTTCATCGCCAACGGGTCAGTACTGCGCGCCGCCTTCCCCAAGGGGCGCTGAGCCGCCGGTCCCCAGCGCGAACCGCTCCACCGCGCGGCACACCGCGGCCGTGTGGTCGGCGAGGTAGAAGTGGCCGCCGGAGAACGTCTCCTCCTGGTACTCGGCCACGGTGTGGGCCTTCCAGGCGGCCGCCTCCTCGCGGGTCACCCGGGGGTCCGCGTCGCCGGTCAGGCACAGCAGCGGGATGTCGAGCACGGCGTCGGCCGGGGGCCGGTACGTCTCGATCACGCGGTAGTCGTTGCGGATGGCCGGGAGGATCAGCCGTACGAGATCCCGGTCGGCCAGCAGTTGGTCGGCGGTGCCGTCCAGGCGGGCGACCTCGGCCAGGAGTTCCTCGTCGGTGCCCTCGTGGAGGGCCCGCTCCGCCCGGAACATCGAGGGGGCGCGGCGCCCGGACACCACCAGCCTGCGGTCCGCGGGCCGCCCGAGGTCCGCCAGCCGCCGGGCGACCTCGAAGGCGACGGACGCGCCCATGCTGTGCCCGAAGAGCACCAGCGGGGTGGGGTCGTGGGGGCTCAGGCAGCCGACCACCTCATCGGCCAGGCCCTCGACGGACGTGACGAAGGGGTCGTTCCACCGGTCCTGGCGTCCGGGGTACTGGATCGCCGATACGTCGAGCCGCTCGCCGAGGTGGGCGGCGAACGGCCGGTAGTACGAGGCGGATCCCCCGGCGTGCGGGAAGAAGATGAGGTGGGCGGCGGGCCGCGGCCCCCGGCGTACGTCCCGTATCCAAGCGCTCTTCCCCGTCATGTGGATGTGCTCCCGTGCTGGTGGGCCGATGGTCGGGCGTGCTCGTCCACGGCTCGCCGGGCGGTGCCGGGGCGTCCGCGGACAGGTCAAGGATGACCGGTCCGGGGCCCTTCCGGCCAGCATGAATTCGATCAAGGCCGGGAGAGCGCCGCGGCCCCCTGTGCCGCCTGCTCGGCGGCCCGCGTCCGGGCGGCGGCCGCCTTGGCGGTCTCACCGAGCCGGTCGGCCAGGCGCGCCTGGGCCAGCCAGTTGTACGGGCACACCGGGCGCAGGTTGATGCGCTCGCTGAGCAGGGTGCGGGCCGTCTCGTCGCGCCCGGCGCACAGCGCTGCTTCCAGGAGCGTCTTCTGTACGGCGTCCCGCTGGGCGTGGCTGCCGCCGTAGGTGTTCAGGCGGTAGCGGATGGGCGCGAGCAGGTCGACCACGTCCCCGTACCGGCCCTGTCCGTAGGCGATCAGAGCGCGGCAGACGGGCAGGCCGATTTCGGCGGTCATGGCGTGGTTGGACAGTTCGGGCGGCGTGCGGCCGAGCCACGCCGTGCGGTCCGCGACGAGGCGTTCGGCGTCGGCGATGCGGTCTGCGCCGACGTACGCCATGACGGCGTGCACGTCGTTGAAGGCGTAGTACGGCGGGTCCTGGCGGGCCGCCCAGGCGTCGGCGAGGCGCGGCCAGCGGTCGCCGGTGGCGCGGTCGGCCAGCAGGAGCCGCCACAGCAGGGCCGAGGCGTCGAGGAGTTCCATCGCGAGCCCCGCCGACGCGTCGTGGTGCAGTACGGCGTCGTAGATGCCGAGCGCCCGCGCGGTGTCGCCTGCTTCGAGGGCGTAGAGGCAGTAGTGCCACCAGTTGTGGACGTTGAGGTAGTTGCCGGAGCCCCAGTCATCGGTGCGGGCGTCCAGGAAGCGGATGCCTTCGGCGAACCGACCCTGCATCTCATAGGTGTGCACGACCGCGTGGATGCCCCACACGTCGCGGGGGTTGTGCCCGACGGCGGCCAGGCCGGCTTCCCGCGCGCGGTCGTAGTGGCCCGATTCCTCCAGGCCGAAGGCGTACATGCCCAGGAGGTGGCCGTAGTGCGGATCGTCCTCGGGCCAGGCGGTCAGCGCGCCGCCGACGCGGTCGCGCAGGCGGACGGCGTCGCCGGTGAGGAAGTCGATCTGGTGGCCGGTGGCCAGCGCGAGTTCGTCGCGCGGATGGGCGACGGTCAGCTCGCCGAGAATCCTCCCGGCCCGGTGGATGTCGCCGTCCAGCCAGGAGGTGGCGGCGGCGAGGTGCATCCGTTCGCGGGGTGTCAGCTCCTCGGTGTGTACGCCGTCCGTGAAGCGCGTGAAGGCTTCCCTGGCGGCGGTGGCGTCCTTCTCCTCCGTACCGAGCAGGCCGAGGTAGGCGGCGAGGACGTTGCCCATGACGGATTCCGGCGCGGCCGCCAGGAGGGCCTGCGAGGCGTCGGCGACCTCGCC includes:
- a CDS encoding helix-turn-helix domain-containing protein, with translation MGDEDRGPVSLAEKLDRLFRERSRERGKSLSANDVATEINIRAGEQVISGNYIWQLRKGKRDNPTKRHIEALAEYFGVPAAYFHDQRDTGPGGGSADRPDQPPELLEAMQDAGVIAMAARFMDMSAESRTAVLEMIDRVRKLEGLPDVGGATGAQGADPAGNPGETWRTAR
- a CDS encoding MAB_1171c family putative transporter, with amino-acid sequence MVNVLFLSIAAVLLLAAAYKARPLLRRPRPRGLGALCGFLTGLGASLVFLTPAVGDALSVIHPKLGRLLGNCSTLAAATCISILLLRFNEEPPDADRKARHRLVTLGVVLVAMAVLFFSSPVDDAPGAPTFGELPRTEPLLNIYVLVFTAHLGAAIVDLLRQSLRYSRHAPRTSLRYGLRVIAFGCALGMIYIGYKIVHVVGLWTDAGWLPPEQLCTSLVTPATCTFSVGLPAICSLLLVIGVLLPAIGPALAWPVRRIHLWHLHRGLRPLWAALSAAVPEIQLTATDRLYAAPDAEFRLYRRVIEIRDGMLALRPHRSDEVRRAAEERLRAEGADARELDAGVEAAVLAAALESRRGGRTPEHAVSVEDATLTRPELTNLIDEARWLRRVSHAFVASGAGPAPAPESRPAAGI
- a CDS encoding cytochrome P450 family protein; the encoded protein is MSHPMESPEFFRDPYPLLAALRERGPVQQVRSGPHGATWLVTGWAEARTALAEPRLSKDTTRYFADKPSKRNLAPAVSATMLATDPPDHTRLRRLAVKAFTPAAVARLEPRVAEIADGLLDRMADGGDSADLVEDFAVPLPIEVIGDLLGVPREDRPALRRWSNDLFAAGAPDSIDAASHAISDYMTELIAKKRAEGTGADLLTELIAARDEGDRLSEFELVSLAVLLVVAGHETTTNLIGNGALALLRDDALRTRLRQDPALIPDAVEELLRYDSPITTATFRYAAEPLTLGGAEIAAGDVVLVSPGAANRDPARFPDPDTVTPGRSAGHLSFGHGPHHCLGAPLARLEARIAFRALLTRFPGLRLAVPPGELPWRHTRLMRGLSHLPVTWSAQVTDC
- a CDS encoding response regulator transcription factor, translated to MRILVAEDLYLLRDGMVRLIEAYGHEVVATAATGPETLDALLKWRPDVSVVDVRMPPDQSDEGLRAALAARAEVPGLPVLILSQHVEQLYARELLADGAGGIGYFLKESVFDGDQFVDALERVAGGGTAMDPAVIAKLLGGGAATRRLGGLTEREHAVLALMAEGLSNQAIGQRLFLSDSAISKYTTSMFGKLGITDDEAGNRRVLAVLTYLNNP
- a CDS encoding sensor histidine kinase, giving the protein MQQVVSWVSGACVGFVRACAVTVVSMLVPAVWAAAVVWGIQWGAANPWSWVGPLVLVCVSTLALSRPVCRSIRHLVAKWTATTVPAGYRQAAPVTQLSTGHWWNGRSYERTRRDALLDQRWRNRWTDPATWRDLRFTGIVPFTAGVVAAVPPAGVAVAVLGLGQSDLAPRLVGVLGLVVAIGSAPYAWRPVVPVAARFLRPSPAMLLADRVDELTAQRADTTIAQAAEIRRIERDLHDGAQARLVGLGLSLATAEKLMETDPEQARALLREARAGATASLTELRELVRGINPPVLNERGLVDAVCAFALDSPLETTVAAGIRGPLDPPIESALYFGIAELVTNAVKHAHATRARIFLAQDDVGLVVEVEDDGRGGAEVRPGGGLEGLRRRLAVFDGTVEISSPAGGPTRVRMMVPCASL
- a CDS encoding thioesterase II family protein is translated as MTGKSAWIRDVRRGPRPAAHLIFFPHAGGSASYYRPFAAHLGERLDVSAIQYPGRQDRWNDPFVTSVEGLADEVVGCLSPHDPTPLVLFGHSMGASVAFEVARRLADLGRPADRRLVVSGRRAPSMFRAERALHEGTDEELLAEVARLDGTADQLLADRDLVRLILPAIRNDYRVIETYRPPADAVLDIPLLCLTGDADPRVTREEAAAWKAHTVAEYQEETFSGGHFYLADHTAAVCRAVERFALGTGGSAPLGEGGAQY
- a CDS encoding tetratricopeptide repeat protein, with product MSRTGADAASHYEDAMSALLFFRGEVADASQALLAAAPESVMGNVLAAYLGLLGTEEKDATAAREAFTRFTDGVHTEELTPRERMHLAAATSWLDGDIHRAGRILGELTVAHPRDELALATGHQIDFLTGDAVRLRDRVGGALTAWPEDDPHYGHLLGMYAFGLEESGHYDRAREAGLAAVGHNPRDVWGIHAVVHTYEMQGRFAEGIRFLDARTDDWGSGNYLNVHNWWHYCLYALEAGDTARALGIYDAVLHHDASAGLAMELLDASALLWRLLLADRATGDRWPRLADAWAARQDPPYYAFNDVHAVMAYVGADRIADAERLVADRTAWLGRTPPELSNHAMTAEIGLPVCRALIAYGQGRYGDVVDLLAPIRYRLNTYGGSHAQRDAVQKTLLEAALCAGRDETARTLLSERINLRPVCPYNWLAQARLADRLGETAKAAAARTRAAEQAAQGAAALSRP